GTTCTCGCATATCAGGACGAGCTTCCGTACATTCTTTTGTTGCAAGTGGACAACGCGGTGCGAATAAACAACCTGGGGGCAAGTCATTTAGTTGAGGTTGGGCGCCTGGAATTGGTATAAAGTCATTTTGAGGTAAAGCATTCCAAAGTGCTTTACTGTATGGGTGACGTAACTTTTCTCCTTTACCCGTAAAGTCATGGACAGAAGCAATTTCAACAACGGTTCCAGCGTAGAACACTGCAATTTTATCAGCAATCTTTAATGCAGATTCGATATCATGCGTAATGAGCATAACTGCACAGCCAGCATTCGCGAACTCCCTAAAGTTTGACAGTGCTTCTTGTATGACAACTTCATCTAAACCTGGTGTCGGCTCATCCGCGATAATAACTTTCGCGCCACTTACCGCAGCTGTTGATAATAATGTACGTCTTGCCATCCCACCCGACAATTGGAACGGATACATCTTCTCCACTTGCGGATTAAGATGATACCTTTCAAAAACCGCCCGCTGAGCAGCAAAGGCATCTCCTTCTCCAACCGAATGACGCACTTGTTTACCGACTTGCATTAACGGATCTAAGAAATTGACGGATTGCGGAATTAAGGCAATTTCTTTTCCTCTTAAAGTAACAAGCTTGTCATCCGTGAGTTCCTCTCCATCGTATTGAATTGTTCCAGTTGTACCAGCATTTTCGGGAAGAATCCCTAATATCGCATGCGCCAATAAACTTTTCCCAGAGCCGCTTGCACCAACAACGGCTAAAATTTCTCCTTCTTCGAGCTCGATGCTTAAATTCGACATCACATCGAGTGTTTGCCGTTTTAAACCACTGCCATACTGTTGAAAGGAGATTGATAAATTTTGTACTTCTAAAATCGACATTCGGCTTCTCCTCTCTGCTCACTAGTTCATTTTTGTTCATTAATACAGGTAATTCTTGATACATTTATATTTAGGTTGATTTTCATTCACAAATGAGATTTTGTTGGATCAATCAGTAACCGCAAACTTTCACCGATTTTATCAAACATCCGAACGACAAATAGTAAAGCTAATCCCGGGAAAAAGGCGAGCCACCATAACCCTGAAGATAAATACTTCATCGATTCCGATAAAATAATGCCAATTGCCGGTTCATGCGGCGATAATCCTAGCCCTAAAAATGTAACTGCCGCTTCATGTAAAATTACATGCGGAAACAATAACATAAAACCAATAATCACTTGTGGCAATAAATGCGGAAAGATATGATGGACAGCAATCCACCCGTTCGACTTTCCTAATTGTTTGGATACTTGCACATATTCCGCGTTACGCACTTGCATCACTTCCGCACGAATGACACGCGCTAAACTTGGCCAATGGGTCACCATTAGTCCAATCACGACGCCTTTAAAACCGCCGCCTAGTGTAAAGGAAATTAATATAAGCATGACTAAATGAGGAACACTTAAAAACAAATCTATAATCCATGAGACAAAACGGTCCACAACTTTCCCCATTGTTGCAGCCGCCATTCCAAGCGTTAGCGCAATGGCTGTACTACCAATCGCACCTAGTAATCCAACACCTATACTTAACGAAAGCCCCATCATCGTTCTGGTAAACATATCTCTTCCAAGCCAATCTGTACCAAATAAATGTTGAAATGATGGTGCTAAATTACGTGCGTTTAAATTCGTCATTATTTTTCCGGTATCTAGCCAACTGCTGCTAAAGATAATACTTACAAGTATCAATGTACCGACGATAATTGTAAAAATTGTTCGCTGTCTTTGATTTGATCTGAGGAGCGTTTTCATTACATACGTCCCTCCCTCGTTCTCGGATCAACGATTTGATAAATCAAATCTGCGATTAAGTTTCCGATAAATACAAATAACGTACTAAAGATGACGAGTCCCAATAATAATGGCACATCGCCTCGTAGGCCCGCTTCTACCGTCGCTTGACCAAGTCCTGGATAGGAAAACACTTGCTCTGCAAGTACGGCCCCGCCAAACAACTCGCTAAATGCAGCAAATTGCAACGTAATTGCTGGCAATGCTACGTTACGTAAGCCATGTCTCCAAAACAATGTAAAACCACGTTCGCCTCTCGCCTTGGCGAATAGCACATAATCGCTTGCTAGCACGTCAATGAGCTTTTGCCTTGTATGTAAAGCAACGTTTGCAACACCGAGAATGCTTAGCGTAATCGCTGGCAATAATAAATGTTGAAGGCGATCTGTTAAGGTGACATCTTCCGCAAGCACGCCAACTGGCACACCTAATCCAATTGGGAACCAGCCGAGCCAAACCGCAAACACGATCAACATGAGAAGTCCTACCCAAAATGTAGGGGTTGAAGCAAGTGTATAGCAATACCACTGAATAATACGGTCAATCCACGTATTTCTCTTCATTGCGGCAACAACACCGAGAATAAATCCAACAATGCCCGAAAAAATCCATGCAGTAATCATCAACACAACCGAATTGAGAAATCTTTCTCCAATCACATCACTGACAGGACTTCGATAAATCATCGAAGTCCCTAAATCACCTTTCAAAACAGCTGAACCCCAATTTAAAAACTGAACAAATGTAGGTTCATTCAACCCCCAATATTCAGCAATTTTTTCACGTTGTTCAGGTCCAACTTTTAACATATCAGCACCAATATACGCTTGAATCGGATCTATCGGTGAATTTTTCACAAGTAGAAAGGATATCAAACAAATGGCCACTAATAATGTAGCAATACGTATGGTTTTAAATAGTAAAAACCGAACTAACTTCTTCATCATTTTTATACTCACCTAATTACTTCCATTTCCAATCGACTATATTATCTGTTGCAGGCCATCCATGTCCATGTACATGGGTTCTTTGATGACCGATATCTAATCCCTCTTTAACGATATACAAATGGTCAATATTCACTAGCCAAGCCCACGGTGCATCACCTTTTGCACTTAAGCCCGTTGTGCCATCCCATTGCGCTTTTTGCCAATATTCAATGGCTTCTTCTTCACTTAATGCACGTAACGCTTTTTCAAAATAT
This window of the Sporosarcina pasteurii genome carries:
- a CDS encoding ABC transporter ATP-binding protein, which codes for MSILEVQNLSISFQQYGSGLKRQTLDVMSNLSIELEEGEILAVVGASGSGKSLLAHAILGILPENAGTTGTIQYDGEELTDDKLVTLRGKEIALIPQSVNFLDPLMQVGKQVRHSVGEGDAFAAQRAVFERYHLNPQVEKMYPFQLSGGMARRTLLSTAAVSGAKVIIADEPTPGLDEVVIQEALSNFREFANAGCAVMLITHDIESALKIADKIAVFYAGTVVEIASVHDFTGKGEKLRHPYSKALWNALPQNDFIPIPGAQPQLNDLPPGCLFAPRCPLATKECTEARPDMRELREGKVRCIDAT
- a CDS encoding ABC transporter permease, coding for MKTLLRSNQRQRTIFTIIVGTLILVSIIFSSSWLDTGKIMTNLNARNLAPSFQHLFGTDWLGRDMFTRTMMGLSLSIGVGLLGAIGSTAIALTLGMAAATMGKVVDRFVSWIIDLFLSVPHLVMLILISFTLGGGFKGVVIGLMVTHWPSLARVIRAEVMQVRNAEYVQVSKQLGKSNGWIAVHHIFPHLLPQVIIGFMLLFPHVILHEAAVTFLGLGLSPHEPAIGIILSESMKYLSSGLWWLAFFPGLALLFVVRMFDKIGESLRLLIDPTKSHL
- a CDS encoding ABC transporter permease; this encodes MKKLVRFLLFKTIRIATLLVAICLISFLLVKNSPIDPIQAYIGADMLKVGPEQREKIAEYWGLNEPTFVQFLNWGSAVLKGDLGTSMIYRSPVSDVIGERFLNSVVLMITAWIFSGIVGFILGVVAAMKRNTWIDRIIQWYCYTLASTPTFWVGLLMLIVFAVWLGWFPIGLGVPVGVLAEDVTLTDRLQHLLLPAITLSILGVANVALHTRQKLIDVLASDYVLFAKARGERGFTLFWRHGLRNVALPAITLQFAAFSELFGGAVLAEQVFSYPGLGQATVEAGLRGDVPLLLGLVIFSTLFVFIGNLIADLIYQIVDPRTREGRM